The proteins below come from a single Edaphobacter acidisoli genomic window:
- a CDS encoding Ig-like domain repeat protein: MIRLSRRTLAVLVSAASLMTAAACAQVPAFPGAYGFGANATGGRGGTVYHVTNLGDSGPGSFRDAVSQPDRIIVFDVGGYIVLKSPVSVNGNLTIAGQTAPGGGIGIMGGEVSLSNKSNIIMRNVRIRQGNLDPLTGKSALGMSDSSDIILDHCSFEYGQWDSVDAVGGVNFTVQNSIIADPIEQQFGAHVEVGPSTFYRNLWVNVHNRQPLSKDNTQYINNIIYDYELGYTSGNTGGKFSHDIINNYFIAGPMTSTPSDAFFQMNANQSVYATGNMVDSTADGILNGASNNTVGSSLILNAPWAATTTSIPALSAADAYPSVLAGAGAFPRDEVDNFVTGDAASLGLKGQLYKDQAVTGLSNDGYGTLTGGTEFPNQSGDGIADYWAAANGISTSDASAGNVQYGTTGYTNLEVYINSLVLPAPWSAGDIAGTPMAGASSYNPFKDEWLLIGSGQNASTTFDAGQFASQAWSVDGSFTTKLLSISDAMAEGGIMVRGSNDADSAFVALVADSSGSVSLLSRNADGQSANGVQLRHGPTPLWLRVVRKSGTYAGYISVDGSHWRLVGIANATLPETSRVGLVAASGGTATFGTAAFTSTSLDANTGTPVTLSVSDANLTYPASTKVVVTVAGTSEGRTHGIVRIFDGSTRIATLPLMRDGKAYWDIHSPLGAGTHLLTAAYTGDEDTPPGFSTATSVVVAPAAVRLSAWCWNASVPYGSNYTCFANVSSDAGAPAGTLEYTVDGAPASVRLDHGNARFSVAHPGVGTHTVTLEYPAQGNFAASETLTENFTVTPDSH; the protein is encoded by the coding sequence GTGATAAGGCTCTCCCGAAGAACCCTGGCTGTACTTGTCTCTGCTGCCAGCCTGATGACGGCTGCGGCGTGTGCGCAGGTGCCTGCTTTTCCTGGCGCCTACGGCTTTGGCGCAAACGCAACTGGAGGCCGTGGCGGCACGGTTTACCACGTAACCAACCTGGGCGATTCGGGTCCAGGCTCGTTCCGCGATGCAGTCAGTCAGCCTGACCGCATCATCGTCTTCGACGTTGGCGGCTATATCGTGCTGAAGTCTCCGGTCTCGGTCAACGGCAATCTCACCATTGCCGGACAGACGGCTCCGGGCGGAGGAATCGGCATTATGGGTGGTGAGGTTTCTCTGAGCAATAAGAGCAACATCATCATGCGCAATGTGAGGATACGTCAGGGCAATCTGGACCCGCTGACTGGAAAGAGCGCGCTCGGTATGAGCGACTCATCGGACATCATCCTTGACCATTGCTCGTTTGAATATGGGCAGTGGGACAGCGTGGATGCAGTGGGAGGAGTGAACTTCACGGTGCAGAACTCGATCATTGCGGACCCGATCGAGCAGCAGTTCGGCGCGCATGTGGAAGTTGGCCCGTCGACTTTCTACCGCAACCTTTGGGTGAACGTTCATAACCGTCAGCCGCTGTCGAAGGACAATACGCAGTACATCAACAACATCATCTATGACTACGAGCTTGGGTATACGTCCGGCAACACAGGCGGCAAGTTCTCGCACGACATCATCAACAACTACTTCATCGCAGGCCCGATGACGTCTACACCGAGCGATGCGTTCTTTCAGATGAACGCCAACCAAAGTGTGTATGCAACCGGCAATATGGTGGACAGCACGGCAGACGGCATTCTGAATGGCGCGTCGAACAATACGGTCGGCAGTTCGCTGATTTTGAATGCGCCGTGGGCCGCTACGACGACGTCTATTCCTGCGTTGAGCGCTGCTGACGCTTACCCGAGTGTGTTGGCTGGAGCGGGTGCGTTTCCGCGCGATGAGGTCGATAACTTCGTTACAGGTGATGCTGCTTCGCTTGGCCTGAAAGGCCAGCTTTATAAGGACCAGGCAGTAACCGGTCTTTCGAATGACGGCTATGGAACGCTGACTGGCGGAACAGAATTTCCGAACCAGAGCGGTGATGGAATCGCCGACTACTGGGCTGCGGCAAACGGCATCAGCACGAGCGATGCCTCTGCGGGCAACGTGCAGTATGGAACGACTGGCTACACCAATCTTGAGGTCTACATCAATAGCCTGGTGCTTCCTGCGCCGTGGAGCGCGGGAGACATTGCGGGCACTCCGATGGCGGGAGCAAGCTCCTACAATCCGTTCAAGGATGAGTGGCTGCTGATCGGCAGCGGACAGAACGCTTCGACAACGTTTGATGCAGGGCAGTTTGCTTCGCAGGCCTGGAGCGTGGATGGCAGCTTCACGACGAAGCTGCTCTCGATCTCTGATGCGATGGCTGAGGGCGGCATCATGGTCCGCGGGTCGAACGATGCGGACTCAGCGTTTGTCGCGCTGGTGGCCGATAGCTCCGGCAGCGTGTCTCTTCTCTCGCGTAATGCAGATGGACAGAGCGCAAATGGGGTGCAGTTGCGTCATGGTCCTACGCCGCTCTGGCTGCGTGTTGTGCGCAAGTCGGGTACCTATGCCGGGTACATCAGTGTGGATGGTTCGCATTGGCGGCTGGTAGGGATTGCCAACGCGACCCTGCCTGAGACGTCGCGTGTAGGACTTGTTGCGGCTTCGGGAGGAACGGCGACGTTTGGCACTGCCGCTTTCACAAGCACAAGTCTTGACGCGAATACGGGGACGCCGGTGACGCTGAGTGTCTCGGATGCGAACCTGACTTATCCTGCTTCGACTAAGGTAGTGGTGACGGTTGCGGGAACGAGTGAAGGCAGAACCCACGGTATCGTGCGCATCTTCGATGGGAGCACGCGCATTGCGACGCTGCCTTTGATGCGGGATGGAAAAGCCTACTGGGATATCCATTCTCCGCTGGGTGCAGGCACGCATCTACTGACGGCTGCGTACACCGGAGATGAAGACACTCCGCCGGGCTTCTCGACAGCGACAAGCGTGGTGGTTGCTCCTGCGGCTGTCAGGCTTTCGGCGTGGTGCTGGAACGCGAGCGTTCCGTATGGCAGCAATTACACCTGCTTCGCCAACGTGAGTTCGGACGCGGGCGCTCCGGCGGGCACGCTTGAATACACGGTGGATGGCGCTCCGGCGAGCGTGCGGCTTGACCATGGGAATGCGCGCTTTTCAGTGGCTCATCCCGGCGTGGGTACGCATACCGTTACGTTGGAGTATCCGGCGCAGGGGAACTTCGCTGCGAGCGAGACGCTGACGGAGAACTTCACCGTCACGCCAGACTCGCACTAG